The Thermoanaerobacter uzonensis DSM 18761 genome includes the window TCTTTCCTTTATACTCTTTTGCTAGTTCATCAATTATGGGAGCAACTAATCTACAAGGAGCGCACCATTCAGCCCAAAAATCTATCAATACTGGTACATCAGAATTTACAACTTCTTCTTCAAAATTATCATATGTAATTTCTACTTCAAGGGGCTCTTCTGACTTTGTAGTATCTTCATTTAGATACTT containing:
- the trxA gene encoding thioredoxin; this translates as MEKYLNEDTTKSEEPLEVEITYDNFEEEVVNSDVPVLIDFWAEWCAPCRLVAPIIDELAKEYKGKIKVGKVNVDEENELAMQFRIMSIPTIGLFKNGKMVDKIIGARPKADFVKFLEKHLGN